From Jiangella mangrovi:
TGGGCAGGGAGTCCAGAGCCAGATTGAGCTCGGCGATGAAATCCGTCATGGCGTGCCCCCTTGCAGGCAACGGCACCGGCGCTCCGTTGCGCCGGGCCGCCGCCTTGCATGCCTGAATACCCCATGCCCGCGATGACCGCTGCCCCGGACCGGACCAGTTGGCACCGCCCGACTCGGGCAGGATGAGCGCATGGCCGTGCCGATCGCCGACTTCCTCGCCATCATCGACCGGCTGCCAGAGGCCGGCGGCACCGACTCGGAGAACTGGACGACCTTCCGGGTGCGCGGCCGCACGTTCGGCTACCTCTGGCCCCGCACCTCCACCGTCGGGCTCAAGCAGACCATCGCCGAACAGCGCGCGCTGGTCGCCGAACGGCCGGACGTGTTCGAGGTGCAGTTCACGGCCGGCGCGTTCGGCTGGGTCGTCGTCTACCTGGACGGCCTCGAGCTGGACGAGCTGGTGGAGCTGACGTTCGAGGCCTGGCGGCTCACCGCGCCCGAGGACCTCGTCGCGCGGCAGGGCGACCGGCTGCCGCTCTGACTCAGCGACCCGGGTCGCGGTCCGGGTCGCCGTACAGCAGGAACGACAGCAGCCGGGCGTTGACGAAGAAGACGTCGGCCTCCTCGTGCCCGTAGCCGGGCACGACATCGACCTCGATGGACCCGCCGAGCTCCCGGTACCGCGCCGCCAGTTTCTCGGT
This genomic window contains:
- a CDS encoding MmcQ/YjbR family DNA-binding protein; the encoded protein is MAVPIADFLAIIDRLPEAGGTDSENWTTFRVRGRTFGYLWPRTSTVGLKQTIAEQRALVAERPDVFEVQFTAGAFGWVVVYLDGLELDELVELTFEAWRLTAPEDLVARQGDRLPL